In Paenibacillus protaetiae, the genomic stretch TCCGGCGGACAGCAGCAGCGGGTGGCCATTGCGCGTGCCATTGTGACGGAGCCGGGTTTATTGCTGCTGGACGAGCCGTTGTCCAACCTGGACGCCAAGCTGCGCGTCGAGATGCGGGCAGAGCTGAAGCGGCTGCACCAGCAATTAAAAACAACGGTTGTTTATGTGACGCATGACCAGCATGAAGCGATGACGATGTCTACAAAGATTGCGGTTTTTTTCAACGGGCAGATCGTCCAGGTTGATAAACCGCGTGAATTATATAACCATCCCCGTACGCTGCAGACCGCCGAATTTATCGGAAACGCAGGGCTGCAAATGAATTTTATAGAAGGAACAGCTGCGGCCGACAGCTCCGGATTTACGGTGAGGACAGCTGTTGCCGCTTATCCGGCTGCTGGCGGCAGGCTTGAAGAAGGCCAGCAAGTTGTGATGGCCATCAAACCGGAGCATATCCGCCTCTATCGCTACGATCCGCCGGAAGGAGCGATTGCCGCAACGGTGGAAGCGGTATTCCCTTCCGGAGCGGAAACGCTGGTACAGCTGTCCGCGTCAGGCGTCTCGCTGACGGCCAGGGTAATGGGCGATGAGGATTACGAGCCGGGCAGCCGCCTGTTTGCCGAATTGCGCCACGAACAAATGAATATTTATGATCAGACGACGGGTATCCGGATAGATGAAGTTAACCTAGTGACAAGCAGAGGAGTTTTAAGATGAGAATCGATTTTCATATCCATGTCAAACTGTCCAAAAAAACAAACTTTGAGATTGAGCATTTCAACAGCATGATTCATGAAGCGCAAAATAACGGCCTCCATGCCATTACGCTTACCGAGCATTTTAACACGCACCGGTTTGAAGATGTATACGGGACGCTGGACCAGCTCTATCCATGCAACAACCATTATTACGATGCGGACGGCTTTAAAATTTTTACGGGGATGGAAGTAGACGTTGCCGAAGGGGCCACATTCTTGTGTCCGGCCCTAAGGACAAGCTGCTGGAAATCCGCGAAGCGCTTAACGGGCATACAAGCCCCGGCCGGTTTATCGGACTGGAGCAACTGTTTGACCTATGCGAGCCAAGAGGCATGATGGTCATCGGCGGGCATCCGTTCCGCGAATCGAACCATCTGTATCATGTAGACGAAAGGCTGCTGCGCCGGTTTGACGCTTTTGATTTAAACGGCAAGGATCTGCATGAGATCGGCATTCAGGAAAATATCGCCAAAGTGCTGACGCTGGGCGAGAAGCTTGAAGTTCCGGTTGTTGCAGGAAGCGACGCTCATCAAATGTTCCAGGTCGGCTGCGTATATAATGAGCTGCCGGGCGGCCATTACGAAACGATAGCCGATATTAAAGCGGCGATACGGGCAGGCGCGCATCGGCGTGTAATTTCGCCTCATTTGAATCTGCAAGTGCGTGCGGCCGGATTGGTGAAGAAGCTGCTGAAAAACAAAACAGAGGTTATTTAAGTTCATCTGCACTTGTGCGGCAGGAGGAAGTTCATATGGACCATCTATTTGCCAATCGGAGATTTACACGCGGCCATCAGCGAATAGCCGATTATATCAGTAAAAAAATTGAAGATATTCCGTTTATGGTCGAAGAGGACTTGGCGGCTGCCTGCCAGGTAAGCGTCTCAACGGTGTCGCGTTTCTGGTCGGAAATTGAATTCAAAAACTTGAAAGAATTTAAGCAGCATGTCAAAGACGAAATATTGCTGTCGCCGTCCAGAAAGCTGCAGTCCGCATTTGCCAAAGCAGATGAAGGGAGCAGGGCGGAGACGAATATTATGGCAACGGCCGGTTATTTGCGCGGCACCATCGAGCGTTTAAAGCAGGAACAGTTTGATGCTGCTGTATCGCTGCTCGGAGAAGCAAGAGTCGTTCATATATATGGTCCCGGTTCGGCGGAAAGTTTGGCTGCATTGATGGATTTTCGGCTGACCCGGTTTGGCGTTCCGGTACACCGGTTAACGAAGGGTGGGCATGAACTGTTTGACAGCCTGATTCATATTAAAAAACAGGATGTTATCGTTATATTTGGTTTTGTGTCGGAGTCGCCTGAAATGGCCGTTTTGTTTGATTTTGCGAAGGAGCGGGGCTGCAAGACGCTATTGATCACTGACTTGCTCGTAAGCGGCATGCTGGAAAAAGCGGATGTGCCGCTTTATACAGCACGCGGCGAGTTGTGGGAATTCCATTCGATGGTTGCGCCCATCGCCATGATTGAGTCATTAATTGTAGCGGTCGGCAAGCAGCGCGACACGGAAGCGATTGAGAACGGCGATCAGCTGCATGAGATAAGAAGGCGGTACCAGAAATGGCTGCCTAAAAAGATATAAGCTTTCGCTTGATGTAAACCAGGAAAAAGGGAAATCCCAAAGTCATCGCACATGACTTTGGGATTTCCCTTTTTTTTCGGTTACTTCGATGCCGAAGCGTACCAATCGTTTACTTCTTTTGTAATTTGGTCGCCGCCGGATTTCTTCCAGTTCGAGACCATCGTATCAAACGAATCAAGTGGTGCTTGACCGTAAATGATTTTGGAGTACGTTTCGTTAACGAGTTTGTTCAGCAATTCGTTTTTGGACTTCATCGTATCGGTCAGAGGTCCTTGGAAGTAGTTTTTCATCCGGATGTCTTTTTGATCCATGACGATTTTCATCGCTTCCAGGTTTTCCGGTTTGCGGATCGCTTTGGTTTGCTCTTCGTATGGCGTTGTAGGCGCTTCGCCGTTGTACAGCTTGATCATCGTATCTGCATACAGCGTTGGGATACGGGCGCCTTCAAACGTCAGCGAGTAGTAGATCGGCTCTACAAGATGCGTACGGTCTGCGTAACCAGGGAACAGGTCCGGATATTTTTGCGGATCCTTCGTGATGGTGCCGTCAGGCAATTTCGCCCAGTCGTAGCCTTCTGCGAAGCCGTTCTCGAACTCGCTGCCTTTTTGCGGGTTCGCCCAGTTTTCGTAGAAGAAGTTGTAGTAACGAAGCAATGCTTCCGGATGTTTGGCGTTTTTGTTAATCAGCATCCAGCCGTTAACGGAAGGGTTGCCGCTTTGTGCGCCAATTTTGCCGTCCGGACCGGAAGGAATCGGATACGCTTTATATTTTGCAGTTGGCACGTTGTTGATCAGGTCGCCGAACGGCCAGTCCGGCAGCCAGTTGCGGCCTACGATAGCGCCTGCTTGGCCTTTCGTGAAGAACTCAGCGCCGGTCGTATCGTCTTTCAGAGCGGAGTCTTTCGAGATGTAGCCTTTATCCATCCAGTCTTTCAGCTTCGCAAGCGCTTGCTTCGCGCCTGGATCGATCGAACCGTAAGCAAGGGTGCCGTCAGCGGCTTTATTCCATTGAGCCGGCATCGTGCCGTAAGCGCCAAACAGCCAGCTGACGTCGGACATCCAGTTCAGGAAGGTTGTTTTGAAACCGAGCGCAAGACCAAACGTATCCTTTTTGCCGTCACCGTCCGGATCCTGGTTCGTGAAGGCATCCATAATTTTCTCGAAATCGTCTACTGTTTTTGGAGCTTGCAGGCCAAGCTTATCCATCCAGTCTTGGCGCAGCCACAATACCATATCGTCGTTATACGCATAGTCCATG encodes the following:
- a CDS encoding ABC transporter ATP-binding protein, producing MKQIELRGIRVTLHDKQVLNGIDLTIEQGDFMTFLGPSGCGKTTLLRTIAGLQQAAGGTIAIGGRQVACGETGFHMEPSKRDLSLVFQSYALWPHMTVFDNVAFGLQVRRLAKPDIKRKVYEALDKMRIPELASRYPGELSGGQQQRVAIARAIVTEPGLLLLDEPLSNLDAKLRVEMRAELKRLHQQLKTTVVYVTHDQHEAMTMSTKIAVFFNGQIVQVDKPRELYNHPRTLQTAEFIGNAGLQMNFIEGTAAADSSGFTVRTAVAAYPAAGGRLEEGQQVVMAIKPEHIRLYRYDPPEGAIAATVEAVFPSGAETLVQLSASGVSLTARVMGDEDYEPGSRLFAELRHEQMNIYDQTTGIRIDEVNLVTSRGVLR
- a CDS encoding PHP domain-containing protein; the encoded protein is MRIDFHIHVKLSKKTNFEIEHFNSMIHEAQNNGLHAITLTEHFNTHRFEDVYGTLDQLYPCNNHYYDADGFKIFTGMEVDVAEGATFLCPALRTSCWKSAKRLTGIQAPAGLSDWSNCLTYASQEA
- a CDS encoding PHP-associated domain-containing protein codes for the protein MSGPKDKLLEIREALNGHTSPGRFIGLEQLFDLCEPRGMMVIGGHPFRESNHLYHVDERLLRRFDAFDLNGKDLHEIGIQENIAKVLTLGEKLEVPVVAGSDAHQMFQVGCVYNELPGGHYETIADIKAAIRAGAHRRVISPHLNLQVRAAGLVKKLLKNKTEVI
- a CDS encoding MurR/RpiR family transcriptional regulator, whose amino-acid sequence is MDHLFANRRFTRGHQRIADYISKKIEDIPFMVEEDLAAACQVSVSTVSRFWSEIEFKNLKEFKQHVKDEILLSPSRKLQSAFAKADEGSRAETNIMATAGYLRGTIERLKQEQFDAAVSLLGEARVVHIYGPGSAESLAALMDFRLTRFGVPVHRLTKGGHELFDSLIHIKKQDVIVIFGFVSESPEMAVLFDFAKERGCKTLLITDLLVSGMLEKADVPLYTARGELWEFHSMVAPIAMIESLIVAVGKQRDTEAIENGDQLHEIRRRYQKWLPKKI
- a CDS encoding extracellular solute-binding protein translates to MRKSMKQVGLVSMTAVLALSLAACSSNNNNKPANSSEKPSNSGNAATATPAPSNAASGVDETGWDGKKYVEPITLTTVKGIGTNYFFKEGETMENNVLQKYMKDNLGIDVKYDWVVTDTNDAYKTKLRLMLSSGEKMPDVVTYRGDMETVNMLIDSGQFMSVNDLFDKYADDEYKQAVGLNPDTWLPVTRDGQKMALPVMDYAYNDDMVLWLRQDWMDKLGLQAPKTVDDFEKIMDAFTNQDPDGDGKKDTFGLALGFKTTFLNWMSDVSWLFGAYGTMPAQWNKAADGTLAYGSIDPGAKQALAKLKDWMDKGYISKDSALKDDTTGAEFFTKGQAGAIVGRNWLPDWPFGDLINNVPTAKYKAYPIPSGPDGKIGAQSGNPSVNGWMLINKNAKHPEALLRYYNFFYENWANPQKGSEFENGFAEGYDWAKLPDGTITKDPQKYPDLFPGYADRTHLVEPIYYSLTFEGARIPTLYADTMIKLYNGEAPTTPYEEQTKAIRKPENLEAMKIVMDQKDIRMKNYFQGPLTDTMKSKNELLNKLVNETYSKIIYGQAPLDSFDTMVSNWKKSGGDQITKEVNDWYASASK